A single Sphingomonas kaistensis DNA region contains:
- the rpoN gene encoding RNA polymerase factor sigma-54 — MGLGPGLHLRASQSLVMSQQLQAAIKLLQLTNLEVEAAIAEELAKNPLLEIGGDGDVVVREDIEFGEAAADPKGADELGGKGDEALDSDWREAAGETDASYEIGGADEDGFDFDRLASCETGLCEHLMAQLHGAGRVAEAIVHELEETGWLTTPLKAIAEALEVPVKEVEAALKLVQGLDPAGVGARDLAECLALQAKAADRYDPAMARLIANLDLLSRGQTAALKRICGVDDEDLADMIRELRAYDPKPGCRFAAEPQTAAEPDVLVHRTRTGFVVELNPATLPRVLVNRRYHQELKTAARNDRKSRAWLSEQYQSASWLVRALDQRAKTIVRITSAIVTAQEGFFRDGVSALRPLTMGKIAEAVEMHESTVSRVAAAKSLLCDHGLFELRSFFASGVAADDGEGASADAVKAAIQRLVASETEVLSDDQLVDALKEQGMVLARRTVAKYREAVGIGSSVQRRRQRAIQGKAA; from the coding sequence ATGGGACTGGGACCGGGACTTCACCTCCGCGCTTCCCAGTCGCTGGTGATGAGCCAGCAGCTTCAGGCCGCGATCAAGCTGCTGCAGCTGACCAACCTCGAAGTCGAAGCCGCGATCGCCGAGGAATTGGCGAAGAACCCCCTCCTCGAAATAGGCGGCGACGGCGACGTCGTGGTGCGCGAGGATATCGAGTTCGGCGAGGCGGCGGCGGATCCCAAGGGCGCGGACGAGCTTGGCGGCAAGGGCGACGAAGCGCTCGACAGCGACTGGCGCGAGGCGGCGGGGGAGACCGACGCTTCCTACGAGATCGGCGGCGCTGACGAGGACGGGTTCGACTTCGATCGGCTGGCGAGTTGCGAGACCGGGCTGTGCGAGCATCTGATGGCGCAATTGCATGGCGCAGGGCGGGTGGCCGAGGCGATCGTCCATGAATTGGAAGAGACCGGCTGGCTGACCACGCCGCTCAAGGCGATTGCCGAGGCGCTGGAGGTGCCGGTCAAGGAGGTCGAAGCCGCGCTCAAGCTCGTGCAGGGCCTCGACCCCGCCGGTGTCGGCGCGCGGGATCTGGCGGAGTGTCTGGCGCTGCAGGCCAAGGCCGCCGACCGCTACGATCCCGCGATGGCGCGGCTGATCGCCAATCTCGATCTCCTCTCGCGCGGGCAGACCGCGGCGCTGAAGCGGATCTGCGGGGTCGATGACGAGGATCTGGCGGACATGATCCGCGAGCTCCGCGCCTACGACCCCAAGCCCGGCTGCCGCTTCGCAGCCGAACCCCAGACCGCCGCCGAACCCGACGTGCTGGTGCACCGCACCCGCACCGGCTTTGTGGTCGAACTCAACCCCGCGACACTTCCCCGCGTGCTGGTCAACCGGCGCTATCACCAGGAACTGAAAACGGCGGCCAGGAACGACCGAAAGAGCCGCGCCTGGCTGTCGGAGCAATATCAGAGCGCCTCCTGGCTAGTCCGTGCCCTCGACCAACGGGCGAAGACGATCGTGCGGATCACCAGCGCGATCGTCACCGCGCAGGAAGGCTTCTTTCGCGACGGGGTCTCGGCGCTGCGGCCGCTGACCATGGGCAAGATCGCCGAAGCGGTGGAGATGCACGAAAGCACGGTCAGCCGGGTCGCGGCGGCGAAGAGCCTGCTGTGCGACCACGGGCTATTCGAGCTGCGCTCTTTCTTCGCCAGCGGGGTCGCGGCGGACGATGGCGAGGGCGCCAGCGCCGATGCGGTCAAAGCGGCGATCCAGCGGCTGGTTGCGTCGGAGACCGAGGTGCTGAGCGACGATCAGTTGGTCGACGCTCTCAAGGAACAGGGAATGGTCCTGGCTCGCCGCACCGTCGCCAAATATCGCGAGGCGGTCGGCATCGGGTCGAGCGTTCAGCGGCGGCGGCAGCGGGCGATTCAGGGCAAGGCGGCCTGA
- the lptB gene encoding LPS export ABC transporter ATP-binding protein, with protein MRGLEVCSIAKSYDKRQVLRDVSLEVHRGEVVGLLGPNGAGKTTCFYSVMGLVKPDHGRIMMDGRDITPLPMYRRAILGLGYLPQETSIFRGLTVEQNIMAVLEVAEPDRDARAARLEQLLGEFGLTGLRASPAMALSGGERRRCEIARALAADPKIMLLDEPFAGIDPISISDIRDLVKDLKQRDIGVLITDHNVRETLDIVDRACIIYDGQVLFAGTPEALVADPDVRRLYLGESFEL; from the coding sequence ATGCGTGGGCTTGAAGTCTGCAGCATCGCCAAGAGCTACGACAAGCGCCAGGTGCTGCGCGACGTCAGCCTGGAAGTGCATCGCGGCGAAGTGGTCGGCCTGCTGGGGCCCAATGGCGCTGGCAAGACCACCTGCTTCTATTCGGTGATGGGTCTCGTGAAGCCCGATCACGGCCGGATCATGATGGATGGACGGGACATCACCCCGCTGCCGATGTACCGCCGCGCGATCCTCGGCCTTGGTTACCTGCCGCAGGAAACCAGCATCTTTCGCGGGCTGACGGTCGAACAGAATATCATGGCGGTGCTCGAAGTTGCCGAGCCCGACCGCGACGCCCGCGCTGCCCGGCTTGAGCAGTTGCTCGGCGAATTCGGGCTGACGGGCCTGCGCGCGTCCCCGGCGATGGCGTTGTCGGGCGGTGAGCGGCGACGCTGCGAGATCGCCCGGGCGCTGGCGGCGGATCCCAAGATCATGCTGCTCGACGAACCGTTCGCCGGCATCGATCCGATCAGCATCAGCGACATCCGCGATCTGGTGAAAGACCTGAAGCAGCGCGACATCGGCGTGCTGATTACCGACCACAATGTCCGCGAAACGCTGGACATCGTCGATCGCGCCTGCATCATCTACGACGGGCAGGTGCTGTTCGCGGGAACGCCTGAAGCACTGGTCGCCGATCCTGACGTTCGCCGACTGTATCTCGGCGAATCATTCGAATTGTAG
- a CDS encoding LptA/OstA family protein produces the protein MGKLSTFGTALALVATTAGGVAFAQTQGGPVSALKGHNSNAPIDVASDRIEVQDRADRAIFAGNVKVRQAELTLDTERLTLAYTNDGKLQIDRLDASGGVTVRSPSETARGDFGIYDLNRRLITLIGSVQLQRGDSRISGGRMTIDLDSGRAVVDGGPRGVGESGGRVMGRFTVPQRTGG, from the coding sequence ATGGGCAAGCTTTCGACCTTCGGCACGGCACTCGCGCTGGTTGCGACCACGGCGGGCGGCGTCGCGTTTGCCCAGACGCAGGGCGGGCCCGTGTCGGCGCTCAAAGGGCATAACAGCAATGCCCCGATCGACGTCGCGAGCGACCGGATCGAAGTGCAGGATCGCGCCGACAGGGCAATCTTCGCCGGCAACGTCAAGGTGCGGCAGGCCGAACTCACGCTCGACACCGAGCGGCTGACGCTTGCCTACACCAACGACGGCAAGCTGCAGATCGACCGGCTCGACGCCAGCGGCGGCGTGACCGTGCGCAGCCCGTCCGAAACGGCGCGCGGTGATTTCGGCATCTATGATCTCAACCGCCGGCTGATCACCCTGATCGGGTCCGTACAGCTGCAGCGCGGCGATTCGCGGATAAGCGGCGGGCGGATGACCATCGACCTCGACAGCGGCCGAGCGGTGGTCGACGGCGGCCCGCGCGGCGTGGGCGAAAGCGGCGGACGTGTGATGGGCCGCTTCACCGTGCCCCAGCGCACCGGCGGCTGA
- the lptC gene encoding LPS export ABC transporter periplasmic protein LptC, with amino-acid sequence MSDAATLQRERAQSWAEPGSRHDKLVGTLKIALPAAVGVVGAVFLMLPLAKDQEVSFILDKKDVGRAEERMKIEAARYTGTDNDGQPFVLNADRAVQQTSDVPVVDISGIRARLGLAQGPATIRALRGRYDLDRQQVAVNGPVRVSGPEGEQLVTRDVLIDLKTRQVRSTGQVGGRMPVGSFDADSLNADLGTRQVGLTGGVTGKLKLGTFAAGRMRADLDSRVVVLDGGARLKIVPGAVR; translated from the coding sequence ATGAGCGACGCCGCCACCCTTCAGCGCGAGCGGGCGCAAAGCTGGGCGGAGCCCGGCAGCCGGCACGACAAGCTGGTCGGCACGCTCAAGATCGCGCTTCCGGCGGCAGTGGGCGTCGTCGGCGCGGTGTTCCTGATGCTGCCCTTGGCCAAGGATCAGGAAGTCAGCTTCATCCTCGATAAAAAGGATGTCGGCCGGGCCGAGGAGCGGATGAAGATCGAGGCCGCGCGCTACACCGGCACCGACAATGACGGGCAGCCGTTCGTCTTGAACGCCGACCGCGCGGTGCAGCAGACCAGCGACGTGCCGGTCGTCGACATCAGTGGCATTCGCGCGCGCCTGGGGTTGGCCCAAGGCCCTGCGACCATCCGGGCACTGCGCGGACGCTACGATCTCGACCGGCAGCAAGTCGCGGTGAACGGCCCGGTGCGGGTCAGCGGTCCTGAAGGCGAGCAACTCGTCACCCGCGACGTGCTGATCGACCTCAAGACGCGGCAGGTCCGCAGCACCGGTCAGGTCGGGGGCCGGATGCCGGTCGGAAGCTTCGACGCGGACAGCCTCAATGCCGATCTCGGCACGAGGCAGGTCGGGTTGACCGGCGGGGTGACGGGCAAACTCAAGCTCGGCACCTTCGCCGCGGGGCGGATGCGGGCCGATCTCGATAGCCGGGTCGTCGTGCTCGATGGCGGCGCGCGGTTGAAAATTGTGCCCGGCGCCGTCAGATGA
- a CDS encoding ribonuclease D, with product MAIYFHEEDLPSLDLFGPGPIAVDTEAMGLHPGRDRLCLVQLSDGGGDEHLVRFSPGSDYAAPNLKALLGDPNRLKLYHFARFDVAIMQYYLGINAAPLYCTRTASRLVRTYTDRHGLKELVKELLGTDINKQQQTSDWGGPDLNDAQRDYAASDVRYLHALKEKLDVRLQREGRMTLAQACFDFLPARAALDNAGWPETDIFAHS from the coding sequence ATGGCCATATATTTTCACGAAGAAGACCTGCCCAGCCTGGACCTGTTCGGCCCCGGCCCGATCGCGGTCGACACCGAGGCGATGGGCCTGCATCCCGGACGTGACCGCTTGTGCCTGGTGCAATTGAGCGATGGCGGCGGCGACGAGCATCTGGTGCGCTTCTCGCCCGGCAGCGATTATGCGGCGCCGAACCTCAAGGCGCTGCTGGGCGACCCGAACCGGCTGAAGCTCTATCACTTCGCGCGGTTCGACGTTGCGATCATGCAATATTACCTCGGGATCAACGCGGCGCCGCTGTATTGCACCCGCACCGCGTCGCGGCTGGTCCGCACCTATACCGACCGCCACGGTCTGAAAGAGCTGGTCAAGGAACTGCTCGGCACCGACATCAACAAGCAGCAGCAGACCAGCGACTGGGGCGGCCCCGACCTCAATGACGCACAGCGCGATTATGCTGCCAGCGACGTGCGCTATCTCCATGCGCTGAAGGAAAAGCTCGACGTCCGCCTGCAGCGCGAAGGCCGGATGACGCTGGCGCAGGCCTGCTTCGACTTCCTGCCGGCCCGCGCCGCGCTCGACAATGCCGGCTGGCCCGAAACGGACATCTTCGCGCACAGCTGA
- a CDS encoding cold-shock protein — translation MGYDRGRKGDRGGRGRDSKGDFGGGGDFGGGGFGGGDFGGGGFGGGGDRFGGGGGGGGYRGGGGGGFGGGSGGGGYRGGGGGGYGGGGDRFGGGGGGRFGGGGGGGGFRGGGGGGAGGGMPPQVVGEGKGVVKFFNPQKGFGFVVRDDGGEDVFVHISAVEQAGLTDLADGQPIEFTLVDRGGRISATNIRIDGEPMAVERAERAPQRQLTGEKASGTVKFFNAMKGFGFIQRDDGQPDAFVHISAVERAGMTSLNEGDRLEFELEVDRRGKHAAVNLSPLQG, via the coding sequence ATGGGTTACGATCGAGGGCGTAAGGGCGACCGCGGTGGTCGCGGACGCGACAGCAAGGGTGATTTCGGCGGCGGCGGTGACTTTGGTGGCGGCGGCTTCGGCGGCGGCGACTTCGGTGGCGGCGGCTTTGGCGGCGGCGGCGATCGCTTCGGCGGTGGCGGCGGCGGCGGCGGTTATCGCGGCGGTGGCGGCGGCGGCTTCGGCGGCGGCAGCGGCGGTGGCGGATATCGCGGCGGCGGTGGCGGCGGCTATGGCGGCGGCGGCGATCGCTTCGGCGGTGGCGGCGGTGGTCGCTTCGGCGGCGGCGGCGGCGGCGGCGGTTTCCGCGGCGGCGGCGGTGGTGGTGCCGGTGGCGGCATGCCCCCCCAGGTCGTTGGCGAAGGCAAGGGCGTCGTCAAATTCTTCAACCCGCAAAAGGGCTTCGGCTTCGTGGTCCGCGATGACGGCGGCGAAGACGTGTTCGTGCACATCTCGGCGGTCGAGCAGGCGGGTCTTACCGATCTCGCCGACGGTCAGCCGATCGAGTTCACCTTGGTCGATCGCGGTGGCCGCATCTCGGCGACCAACATCCGCATCGATGGCGAACCGATGGCCGTTGAACGGGCCGAGCGCGCGCCGCAGCGTCAGCTGACCGGTGAAAAGGCTTCGGGCACCGTCAAGTTCTTCAACGCGATGAAGGGCTTCGGCTTCATTCAGCGCGACGACGGACAGCCGGACGCGTTTGTCCACATCTCCGCCGTTGAGCGCGCTGGCATGACCAGCCTCAACGAAGGCGACCGCCTCGAGTTCGAACTCGAAGTCGACCGCCGCGGCAAGCATGCGGCCGTGAACCTCAGCCCGCTCCAAGGCTAA
- a CDS encoding GNAT family N-acetyltransferase, producing the protein MADHDPDEARIADSFASVDAPTWDRLAGSSDPFLSHAFFAALEDSESIGNRSGWTSLPLIVNQGGKAVGAAPAFLKSHSQGEYVFDQGWADAWQRAGGDYYPKLQIAVPFTPVVGRRLLGDKPELVLAAAEAVVRQNELSSGHVTFLTAEEAAAAEARGWLVRHGVQFHWHSAGEGDFEGFLDRCSSRKRKTIRKERAAAREGLTFRHLRGREIGAAEMDAMWLFYQDTGSRKWGRPYLTRAFFELAVERLGDDLLLFLAERDGAPIAGALNWVGADTLYGRYWGCREDVPFLHFELCYYQAIEWAAANGLKTVQAGAQGEHKLARGYEPVLTYSAHFIPNPSFHAAVADFLRQEREAVAFELEALRAELPFRKEG; encoded by the coding sequence ATGGCCGACCATGATCCTGACGAGGCGCGTATCGCCGATTCGTTTGCTTCCGTGGACGCGCCGACCTGGGACCGTCTCGCGGGATCGTCGGACCCGTTCCTGAGCCACGCCTTTTTCGCCGCGCTGGAAGACTCGGAAAGTATCGGCAACCGCAGCGGCTGGACCTCGCTGCCGCTAATCGTGAATCAAGGCGGCAAGGCCGTCGGTGCCGCACCGGCCTTTCTGAAATCGCATAGCCAGGGCGAATATGTGTTCGACCAGGGCTGGGCCGACGCCTGGCAGCGGGCAGGCGGGGATTATTATCCAAAGCTCCAGATCGCGGTGCCCTTCACGCCCGTGGTCGGCCGGCGCCTCCTAGGAGACAAGCCCGAACTCGTGCTCGCGGCAGCCGAAGCGGTGGTCCGGCAAAACGAGTTATCTTCCGGGCACGTCACCTTTCTCACCGCCGAGGAGGCCGCCGCTGCCGAAGCGCGCGGCTGGCTGGTCCGCCACGGGGTGCAATTCCACTGGCACAGCGCGGGCGAGGGGGACTTCGAGGGGTTTCTCGACCGTTGCAGCAGCCGCAAGCGCAAGACGATCCGCAAGGAACGCGCCGCCGCACGCGAGGGGCTGACGTTTCGCCATCTGCGGGGACGCGAGATCGGCGCGGCCGAGATGGATGCGATGTGGCTATTCTACCAGGACACGGGCAGCCGCAAATGGGGCCGTCCCTATCTCACCCGCGCCTTCTTCGAGCTGGCGGTCGAGCGGCTGGGCGACGACCTGTTGCTGTTCCTTGCCGAGCGCGACGGCGCACCCATCGCCGGCGCGCTCAACTGGGTCGGCGCCGACACGCTCTACGGCCGCTACTGGGGCTGCCGCGAGGACGTGCCCTTTCTCCACTTCGAGCTTTGCTATTATCAGGCGATCGAGTGGGCGGCCGCCAACGGCCTCAAGACGGTTCAGGCCGGCGCCCAGGGCGAACACAAGCTGGCACGCGGCTACGAACCGGTTCTCACTTACAGCGCGCACTTCATCCCGAACCCCAGCTTCCACGCCGCGGTCGCCGACTTCCTGCGACAGGAGCGCGAGGCCGTCGCCTTTGAGCTCGAAGCGCTGCGCGCCGAGCTGCCGTTTCGCAAGGAAGGCTAA
- a CDS encoding glycerophosphodiester phosphodiesterase family protein, protein MSRSATDRLFAGPAGFAHRGRHGPGVPENSLAAFRAAIAAGAGIECDLRLSSDGSAMIHHDSTLERMCGISAQTESLPAASLMALPLAGGDERIPWLGSLLDLAAKTPLLLELKVRAGSPPPPVDLLCRTVAHDLARHEGPVGVMSFDPRVGAWFARHAPALPRGLVIADATPAWHRFAMIRLARPTFLAVETTAAARPWVAKARRRWPVACWTVRDITQKKALSDRVDALIWEGDGRP, encoded by the coding sequence TTGTCGAGGTCCGCGACTGATCGGCTGTTCGCCGGACCGGCCGGTTTCGCGCATCGCGGCCGGCATGGTCCCGGCGTGCCCGAAAACAGTCTGGCGGCCTTTCGCGCCGCCATCGCCGCTGGCGCGGGTATCGAGTGCGACCTTCGGCTGAGCAGCGACGGCTCTGCCATGATCCACCATGATTCGACGCTTGAGCGGATGTGCGGCATTTCCGCGCAGACCGAGAGTTTGCCCGCCGCGAGCCTGATGGCGCTGCCGCTGGCCGGCGGCGACGAGCGAATCCCTTGGCTCGGCTCTTTGCTCGACCTCGCGGCCAAAACGCCCCTCCTGCTCGAACTCAAGGTCCGCGCGGGCTCGCCACCGCCACCGGTCGATCTTCTTTGCCGCACCGTGGCGCACGACCTTGCGAGGCACGAGGGGCCTGTCGGCGTGATGAGCTTCGACCCGCGCGTAGGCGCCTGGTTCGCCCGCCACGCGCCGGCGCTCCCGCGCGGTCTCGTCATCGCCGATGCCACGCCGGCATGGCACCGGTTCGCCATGATCAGGCTGGCGCGACCGACCTTCCTTGCGGTGGAGACGACCGCGGCGGCCCGCCCGTGGGTCGCCAAGGCGCGGCGGCGCTGGCCGGTCGCCTGCTGGACCGTGCGCGACATCACGCAGAAGAAGGCCCTTTCGGATCGGGTCGACGCGCTTATCTGGGAGGGCGATGGCCGACCATGA
- a CDS encoding RidA family protein — protein MSIDQRLAELGLTLPEAAAPVAAYVPVVQSGNLLFVSGQVSFAADGSRITGRLGDDMDLEAGQEAARRCGLMVLAQVKAALGGSLDRVSRIVKLGVFVNSTGDFTDQPKVANGASELMQDVFGEAGRHSRAAVGVPALPLGVAVEVDAIVEVRD, from the coding sequence ATGTCTATCGATCAACGCCTCGCCGAACTCGGCCTCACCCTTCCCGAAGCCGCCGCCCCGGTCGCGGCTTATGTCCCCGTGGTCCAGAGCGGCAATCTGCTGTTCGTCTCGGGCCAGGTCAGCTTCGCCGCCGACGGCAGCCGGATCACCGGTCGGCTGGGTGACGACATGGACCTCGAAGCCGGTCAGGAAGCGGCGCGTCGCTGCGGCCTGATGGTGCTGGCGCAGGTCAAGGCCGCGCTCGGCGGTTCGCTCGACCGGGTGAGCCGGATCGTCAAGCTCGGCGTATTCGTCAATTCGACCGGCGATTTCACCGACCAGCCCAAGGTGGCCAATGGCGCGTCCGAACTGATGCAGGACGTCTTCGGCGAAGCCGGGCGCCATTCGCGTGCGGCGGTCGGCGTGCCGGCGCTGCCGCTCGGCGTCGCGGTCGAGGTGGACGCGATTGTCGAGGTCCGCGACTGA
- a CDS encoding SDR family NAD(P)-dependent oxidoreductase, with protein MKTCLITGATAGIGAASARAFVGAGWRVIGTGRREERLKALQDELGANFLPLSVDMQKVDQVETLARLDGDWSGLDCLINNAGLAPPMSDLQDSEWGDLKTVLDTNVTGLVALTRACLPKLIAAKGLVVNLSSVAGSYPYRGGAVYGATKAFVRQFSLMLRNDLAGTGVRVTSIEPGMAETEFTLVRNGGDQAASDALYAGIEPMTAEDLANTILWVANQPAHLNFNSIELMPTRQNWAGFATNRES; from the coding sequence ATGAAGACCTGCCTCATCACCGGCGCCACCGCCGGAATCGGTGCCGCCTCCGCCCGTGCCTTCGTCGGCGCTGGCTGGCGCGTGATCGGCACCGGGCGGCGCGAGGAGCGGCTGAAGGCGCTGCAGGACGAACTCGGCGCCAATTTCCTGCCGCTCAGCGTCGATATGCAGAAGGTCGATCAGGTCGAGACCTTGGCCAGGCTTGATGGCGACTGGTCGGGCCTCGACTGCCTGATCAACAACGCCGGGCTGGCCCCGCCGATGTCCGATTTGCAGGACAGCGAATGGGGCGACCTCAAGACCGTTCTCGATACTAACGTCACCGGCCTCGTCGCGCTGACCCGCGCCTGCCTGCCCAAGCTGATCGCCGCCAAGGGGCTGGTCGTGAACCTGTCCTCGGTCGCCGGCAGTTACCCGTATCGGGGCGGCGCGGTGTACGGCGCGACCAAGGCCTTTGTCCGCCAGTTCAGCCTGATGCTCCGCAATGACCTGGCCGGGACCGGCGTGCGTGTCACTTCCATCGAACCCGGCATGGCGGAGACCGAGTTCACCCTCGTCCGCAACGGCGGCGACCAGGCGGCGTCCGACGCGCTTTACGCGGGGATCGAGCCGATGACCGCCGAGGATCTCGCCAACACCATCCTGTGGGTCGCGAACCAGCCGGCGCATCTCAATTTCAATTCGATCGAATTGATGCCGACCCGCCAGAACTGGGCCGGCTTCGCCACCAACCGCGAATCTTGA
- a CDS encoding HAD family hydrolase, with product MNARPLFVTDCDEVLLHMVRHFSSWLEEEQDVLFRPEDGDMGTALKFKANGEVVPKDQVWTYLGRFFEGEMHRQTLVPGALEALGRIGETADILILTNLPHKAHPWRVDQLARHDIHHEIVCNSGGKGEPLKRLVERHGAHRSVFVDDLAQHHRSVAQHSPDTQRLHMIAEPTLAAVTAPAEHAHARIDDWATATPWILERLEGQS from the coding sequence ATGAACGCCCGTCCCCTGTTCGTCACCGATTGTGACGAAGTCCTGCTGCACATGGTTCGTCACTTCTCTTCCTGGCTGGAGGAAGAGCAGGACGTGCTGTTCCGCCCCGAGGACGGCGACATGGGCACCGCCCTCAAGTTCAAGGCAAATGGCGAAGTCGTGCCCAAGGACCAGGTCTGGACCTACCTCGGTCGCTTCTTCGAGGGCGAGATGCATCGCCAGACCCTCGTCCCCGGCGCGCTGGAAGCGCTCGGCCGGATCGGCGAGACGGCGGACATCCTGATCCTGACCAACCTTCCCCACAAGGCGCATCCGTGGCGAGTCGACCAGCTGGCGCGCCACGACATTCATCACGAGATCGTGTGCAATAGCGGCGGCAAGGGCGAGCCGCTGAAGCGTCTGGTCGAACGGCACGGCGCACATCGCAGCGTCTTCGTCGATGATCTGGCGCAGCATCACCGCTCGGTCGCCCAGCATTCGCCCGACACCCAGCGGCTGCACATGATCGCCGAACCGACACTCGCCGCGGTCACCGCTCCGGCCGAACATGCCCATGCCCGGATCGACGACTGGGCGACCGCCACCCCCTGGATCCTGGAACGACTAGAAGGCCAATCATGA
- a CDS encoding DUF3572 domain-containing protein, translating to MMMRPIPNDADSITVALQALAVSLGDEARASRLLSLTGLSVDDLRHRAAEPEVLVAVLRFLEDHEPDLLAVADALGMKPQELVAARIALDA from the coding sequence ATGATGATGCGGCCAATCCCAAACGATGCTGACTCCATTACGGTTGCGCTGCAGGCGCTGGCCGTCTCGCTGGGAGACGAAGCGCGCGCGTCCCGCCTCCTCTCGCTGACCGGGCTCAGCGTCGACGATCTGCGTCATCGCGCGGCCGAACCCGAAGTACTGGTGGCCGTGCTGCGCTTTCTCGAGGATCACGAGCCCGACCTCCTCGCCGTCGCCGATGCCTTGGGAATGAAACCGCAGGAACTCGTCGCCGCGAGGATCGCTCTCGACGCATGA
- a CDS encoding response regulator, translating into MARILVVEDNALNIKLFCDLLAAHGHDARPVTDSRIALEEAKAFRPHLVITDIQLPYVSGLELIRSIREEPGLVDVPIMAVTAYAGQGDDDRIRAAGAQAYVSKPISVARFVQEVSALLPKEAPVA; encoded by the coding sequence ATGGCCAGGATCCTGGTTGTCGAGGACAATGCCCTCAACATCAAATTGTTTTGCGACCTGCTTGCGGCGCATGGCCACGACGCGCGCCCGGTGACCGACAGCCGGATCGCGCTGGAGGAAGCCAAGGCATTTCGGCCGCATCTCGTCATCACCGATATCCAGCTTCCTTATGTCAGCGGACTGGAGCTGATTCGTTCGATCAGGGAGGAGCCCGGCCTCGTCGACGTGCCGATCATGGCGGTCACCGCTTATGCGGGGCAGGGCGATGACGACCGCATCCGTGCGGCCGGGGCGCAGGCTTATGTGTCGAAGCCGATCTCGGTTGCCCGCTTCGTGCAGGAAGTAAGTGCCTTGCTGCCCAAGGAAGCGCCAGTCGCCTGA
- the rpmG gene encoding 50S ribosomal protein L33 has translation MAKPATVKIKLVSTADTGFFYVTKKNPRNTTEKMSFRKYDPVVRKHVDFKEAKIK, from the coding sequence ATGGCCAAGCCGGCAACCGTCAAGATCAAGCTCGTCAGCACGGCCGATACCGGCTTCTTCTATGTGACCAAGAAGAACCCGCGCAACACCACCGAGAAGATGAGCTTCCGCAAGTACGACCCGGTCGTCCGCAAGCACGTCGACTTCAAGGAAGCCAAGATCAAGTAA